A stretch of Lathyrus oleraceus cultivar Zhongwan6 chromosome 6, CAAS_Psat_ZW6_1.0, whole genome shotgun sequence DNA encodes these proteins:
- the LOC127094297 gene encoding uncharacterized protein LOC127094297, translated as MACADAKKIRYGTYMLSEEAGYWWDNARQRFEANGTMITWVVFKGAFLENYFLDDVCGRKEVECLELKQRNMTIADYASKFKGLYKCIKFEKGLCPEIKQFIGYQEIRQVSVMVNKCRIYDEDFCARSSHYKSASDKRNGNLNHGKLYGDPFVKGKQRNFDEKKPSEAGVPNSVRCYKYGEFGYRISECKSIIMNCFKFGKPGHRDAECRSNVVTCYNSG; from the coding sequence ATGGCATGTGCAGATGCTAAGAAGATTCGTTATGGTACTTATATGCTATCTGAAGAAGCAGGGTATTGGTGGGATAATGCTAGACAGAGGTTTGAGGCTAATGGTACAATGATTACTTGGGTTGTTTTCAAGGGAGCATTCTTGGAAAACTATTTCCTGGATGATGTGTGTGGCAGGAAAGAGGTGGAATGCCTTGAACTTAAGCAAAGAAATATGACTATTGCAGATTATGCCTCCAAATTTAAAGGATTGTATAAGTGTATCAAGTTTGAGAAAGGACTCTGCCCAGAGATTAAGCAATTTATTGGGTATCAGGAAATCCGCCAGGTCTCTGTGATGGTTAACAAGTGTCGTATCTATGATGAAGACTTTTGTGCTAGATCCTCCCATTACAAGAGTGCCAGTGACAAGAGAAATGGTAACCTGAATCATGGAAAACTGTATGGTGATCCATTTGTTAAAGGGAAACAAAGGAATTTTGATGAGAAAAAGCCAAGTGAGGCAGGAGTACCTAATTCTGTGAGGTGTTATAAATATGGTGAGTTTGGGTATCGCATCTCTGAGTGCAAAAGTATCATTATGAACTGCTTCAAGTTTGGGAAGCCAGGACATCGAGATGCAGAATGCAGGAGTAATGTTGTTACTTGTTACAACAGTGGATAA